In Bradyrhizobium sp. 1(2017), one DNA window encodes the following:
- a CDS encoding H-NS family nucleoid-associated regulatory protein, translating to MRRQDLEAMDFEELWLLHEELTKILAEKITAEKRELEKRLAQLNQPDQFGEAESGAAETGTGQPQPRRRYPKVLPKYCNPLQPTETWSGRGKQPRWLVAALRSGHTLEEFKIRENDDSPNRNASGQEHS from the coding sequence ATGCGAAGGCAGGATCTCGAAGCCATGGATTTTGAGGAACTTTGGCTCCTGCACGAGGAGCTCACGAAGATTCTCGCTGAGAAAATTACAGCCGAGAAGCGGGAACTGGAAAAACGCCTTGCACAGCTGAACCAGCCGGACCAATTCGGTGAAGCTGAAAGTGGGGCGGCCGAAACGGGGACAGGCCAGCCGCAGCCACGCCGCAGATATCCGAAGGTCTTGCCGAAATACTGCAACCCGCTCCAGCCGACCGAGACCTGGTCCGGGCGCGGTAAACAGCCTCGCTGGCTGGTCGCCGCCCTCCGATCCGGCCACACCCTGGAGGAGTTCAAGATCCGCGAGAACGACGACTCGCCTAATCGGAATGCCAGTGGGCAGGAGCATTCCTAG
- a CDS encoding nucleotidyltransferase family protein, protein MSVIGLANQTLTTPALVDFVDRYASVLPEDVCAYVRQIYRRNVQRNERLADQLEEAVVAMNDRGVTPVLLKGAATLAVTPRERRGIRLMSDLDIMVMPDEAERAIAALRAIGYEVHAEAPRESRRWFVELIRSIDVGAIDLQQAAPGPAHFYRDPVLSHCVPAALGRGSVRIPTPTYRALMLIIHDQIQDYGYWLGDLDLRHLVELRDLNSSVGGLDWEELSSHISGGVMKNALETQLVALAQLLGVEIPPALRSRLIPRLQFVRQLMQARFPSSRVPFLAMTALDLRNYRRDASLGYPRNARRGLWSIPKVDTLHFLLKAATAARAGKV, encoded by the coding sequence ATGTCCGTCATCGGGCTTGCGAACCAGACGCTGACGACGCCCGCGCTTGTTGACTTCGTTGATCGATATGCCTCGGTGCTCCCTGAGGACGTCTGCGCGTATGTCCGTCAAATCTATCGTCGGAATGTTCAGCGCAACGAGCGGTTGGCGGATCAATTGGAGGAAGCCGTCGTTGCGATGAATGATCGCGGAGTTACGCCAGTGTTGCTCAAAGGAGCGGCGACGCTAGCTGTCACGCCTCGCGAACGGCGAGGGATTCGGCTGATGTCCGACCTGGACATCATGGTTATGCCGGACGAAGCTGAAAGAGCAATTGCTGCTCTTCGCGCCATTGGCTATGAAGTTCATGCCGAGGCTCCTCGCGAAAGCCGGAGATGGTTCGTCGAGCTGATCCGATCGATCGATGTCGGCGCAATCGATCTGCAACAGGCCGCTCCGGGTCCTGCCCACTTCTACCGCGACCCTGTGCTGAGCCATTGTGTCCCTGCGGCGCTGGGGCGGGGGAGCGTGCGAATTCCGACGCCCACGTACCGGGCGCTCATGTTGATCATCCATGATCAGATCCAGGACTACGGCTATTGGCTCGGCGACCTGGACCTTCGGCATTTGGTCGAGTTGCGCGATCTGAACAGTTCCGTTGGAGGTCTCGATTGGGAGGAACTCAGCTCCCATATCTCGGGCGGAGTGATGAAGAACGCGCTAGAAACCCAGCTGGTCGCCCTTGCGCAACTGCTTGGGGTCGAGATCCCGCCCGCGCTGCGTTCCCGACTGATTCCGCGTCTGCAGTTCGTTCGCCAATTGATGCAGGCGCGCTTTCCGAGCTCGCGCGTGCCCTTCCTCGCGATGACCGCTCTGGACCTCAGAAACTACCGGCGAGACGCGTCCCTTGGCTACCCGCGGAACGCGCGCCGTGGGCTGTGGTCGATCCCAAAGGTGGACACCTTGCATTTTCTGCTGAAGGCGGCCACCGCAGCCCGTGCAGGGAAGGTCTAG
- a CDS encoding serine/threonine protein kinase, translating into MELVLEKSSAEVVLKPAVDAVFALFDGQPVLFSAAGQKIYQLDQVGGFIWCRLAQGASLAAVYHEMGKLDIVEPVARQFVRQAISSWIDRGLLDVDRRMSTNCAFSTVLGRHRISVRAENRDLLQRLVSLFCASDNVDGQADIAVEAMMLEDQVLFGGIDAGLHRCGVEALAPTIKARLTDRLIRSDRWVFALHAASLAKNGAGLLLCGEAGAGKSTLALQLVGAGFQYSGDDVALIESDGTACGIPFALTLKEGSWEWSSVLHSNWDGVTHRRADGAQVRYLPVSNAHNGSLPVGWIIFLNRVASGSPELTALDQLDSMRRLIEGAFAADGRLSTTGFFALKEIVSGARSFLLTYCEAVEARELLVDLCNGKA; encoded by the coding sequence GTGGAATTGGTGCTGGAAAAATCTTCCGCAGAAGTGGTGCTTAAGCCGGCGGTCGATGCGGTCTTTGCGCTGTTCGATGGCCAGCCTGTGCTGTTCAGTGCGGCAGGGCAGAAGATCTATCAGCTGGACCAGGTGGGTGGCTTTATCTGGTGCAGATTGGCGCAGGGAGCCTCTCTGGCAGCCGTGTATCACGAAATGGGCAAGCTGGACATTGTTGAACCGGTAGCGCGCCAGTTCGTGCGGCAGGCCATAAGCTCCTGGATCGATCGAGGGCTGCTGGACGTCGATCGGCGAATGTCGACGAATTGTGCTTTCTCCACGGTCTTGGGGCGGCATCGTATCAGTGTCCGGGCTGAAAACCGGGACCTCCTGCAGCGTTTGGTTTCGCTGTTTTGTGCTTCGGACAACGTCGACGGCCAAGCCGATATCGCGGTCGAGGCCATGATGCTGGAAGATCAGGTGCTGTTCGGCGGAATTGACGCGGGCCTCCATAGATGCGGAGTCGAGGCACTTGCGCCTACAATCAAAGCTCGCCTCACCGACCGGCTTATCCGAAGTGATCGATGGGTCTTCGCCCTCCATGCTGCATCTCTTGCGAAGAATGGGGCTGGCTTGCTGTTGTGCGGCGAAGCGGGAGCCGGCAAGTCGACACTTGCATTGCAGCTGGTGGGCGCTGGATTTCAGTATTCCGGCGATGATGTTGCACTGATCGAAAGCGACGGCACTGCCTGTGGAATCCCGTTTGCTCTCACCCTAAAGGAGGGATCGTGGGAGTGGTCGTCGGTATTGCACAGCAATTGGGACGGCGTCACTCATCGTCGAGCCGATGGCGCTCAGGTGCGATATTTGCCAGTTTCGAACGCGCATAACGGAAGTCTTCCCGTCGGCTGGATCATTTTCCTGAACAGGGTCGCGAGCGGTTCCCCGGAGCTGACCGCCTTGGATCAGCTCGACTCGATGAGGCGGCTCATCGAGGGGGCATTTGCCGCTGACGGAAGGTTGTCGACGACCGGCTTCTTCGCGTTGAAGGAGATTGTTTCTGGTGCACGATCGTTTCTGCTTACCTACTGCGAGGCGGTAGAAGCTCGGGAGCTGTTGGTGGATTTGTGCAATGGGAAAGCATAG